A part of Bacillus thuringiensis genomic DNA contains:
- a CDS encoding FMN-dependent NADH-azoreductase: protein MTKVLFITANPNSAEGSFGMAVGEAFIEAYKNEHPQDEVVTIDLFNTTVPAIDADVFAAWGKFAAGEGFETLTEVQQQKVAAMNTNLETFMHADRYVFVTPMWNFSYPPVVKAYLDNLAIAGKTFKYTENGPVGLLEGKKALHIQATGGVYSEGAYAAVDFGRNHLKTVLGFIGVNDTEYIAVEGMNANPEKAPEIKEAAIANARELAKRF, encoded by the coding sequence ATGACAAAAGTACTATTTATTACAGCAAATCCAAATTCAGCAGAAGGTTCTTTCGGAATGGCAGTAGGAGAAGCTTTCATCGAAGCTTATAAAAACGAACATCCACAAGACGAAGTTGTAACAATTGATTTATTCAACACTACAGTACCAGCAATCGATGCAGATGTATTTGCTGCTTGGGGTAAATTTGCAGCAGGTGAAGGCTTTGAAACTTTAACTGAAGTTCAACAACAAAAAGTTGCAGCAATGAACACAAACTTAGAAACATTTATGCATGCGGATCGTTATGTATTCGTAACTCCAATGTGGAACTTTAGCTATCCACCAGTAGTAAAAGCATACTTAGATAACTTAGCAATCGCAGGTAAAACATTCAAGTACACTGAAAATGGTCCAGTTGGCTTATTAGAAGGCAAAAAAGCACTTCACATTCAAGCAACAGGTGGCGTTTATTCTGAAGGAGCATATGCAGCTGTAGACTTCGGCCGCAATCACTTAAAAACAGTATTAGGATTCATTGGTGTAAATGATACTGAATATATTGCAGTTGAAGGTATGAATGCAAACCCTGAAAAAGCACCAGAAATTAAAGAAGCAGCAATTGCTAATGCTCGTGAATTAGCAAAACGTTTCTAA
- a CDS encoding twin-arginine translocase TatA/TatE family subunit has protein sequence MFSNIGFPGLILILVAVLILFGPKKLPEIGKALGETLKEFKKSTKELTDDAFQEKEKKEKM, from the coding sequence ATGTTTTCAAATATTGGCTTTCCAGGATTAATTTTAATTTTAGTAGCTGTACTTATTTTGTTTGGGCCGAAAAAATTGCCGGAAATCGGAAAGGCTTTAGGGGAAACGTTAAAAGAGTTCAAAAAATCAACGAAAGAATTGACTGATGATGCATTTCAAGAGAAGGAAAAGAAAGAAAAAATGTAA
- a CDS encoding DegV family protein, whose amino-acid sequence MQKIKIVTDSTADLTQDVIEKYGIHVLPLSISVNGQTYLDRVDLQPDEFIEEMIKSEELPKTSQPAMGTFVEMYDKLGEDGSEVLSIHMTSGMSGTVATANSAATMTDTKVTVVDSQFITHALAYQVIEAAKMANEGRSLEDIIKRIDEVRKNTRLYVVVDTLENLVKGGRIGKGKAFIGSLLNIKPIANLEGGAYNPVTKVRSQGQIVKTLTKIFEQDTAGKSIKAVAIPHAKAIPLAESVKAAVEKVSGFTQSEIFYTTPIISTHTGPGAIGFMYLAE is encoded by the coding sequence ATGCAAAAAATTAAAATTGTAACAGATTCAACTGCAGATTTAACGCAGGATGTAATCGAAAAGTATGGCATTCATGTGCTACCATTATCAATCTCTGTAAATGGACAAACATATTTAGATCGCGTTGATTTACAACCTGATGAATTTATTGAAGAAATGATCAAATCAGAGGAATTACCAAAAACATCACAGCCGGCAATGGGTACATTTGTAGAAATGTATGACAAGTTAGGTGAAGATGGAAGTGAAGTACTTTCCATTCATATGACAAGTGGAATGAGTGGTACTGTTGCAACTGCGAATAGTGCTGCAACGATGACTGATACAAAAGTAACAGTTGTTGATTCTCAATTTATTACACATGCTTTAGCATATCAAGTAATTGAAGCTGCAAAAATGGCAAATGAAGGGCGCTCACTAGAAGATATTATAAAGCGAATTGATGAAGTGAGAAAAAATACTCGCTTATATGTAGTTGTAGATACATTGGAGAACTTAGTGAAAGGTGGACGTATTGGTAAAGGAAAAGCATTTATCGGTTCTTTACTGAACATCAAACCAATTGCTAACCTTGAAGGTGGAGCATACAATCCAGTGACAAAAGTTCGTAGTCAAGGACAGATTGTAAAGACACTAACAAAAATATTTGAACAAGATACAGCAGGAAAGTCTATAAAAGCTGTTGCAATTCCGCATGCAAAAGCAATTCCATTAGCTGAAAGTGTAAAAGCAGCGGTTGAAAAAGTGAGTGGATTTACTCAATCAGAAATTTTCTATACAACACCTATTATTAGTACTCATACAGGTCCAGGTGCAATCGGATTTATGTATTTAGCAGAGTAA
- a CDS encoding DUF2535 family protein, whose protein sequence is MITKSFYFTHSTGDCIKIFEIPVLQAQHPLSFLIQSRLQLFIAKIQKQKHPRFSYSFREYLQNCLKWNDYLNVYKTNTLEKNA, encoded by the coding sequence GTGATTACGAAAAGTTTTTATTTCACTCATTCAACAGGGGATTGTATTAAAATATTCGAAATCCCTGTCCTACAGGCACAGCATCCATTATCGTTTCTAATTCAGTCTCGTCTTCAATTATTTATTGCAAAAATTCAAAAACAAAAGCACCCAAGATTTTCGTATTCTTTCCGTGAATATTTGCAAAATTGTTTGAAGTGGAATGATTATTTAAATGTATATAAAACAAATACCCTTGAAAAAAATGCATGA
- a CDS encoding thymidylate synthase yields MKHAEYEYLNLCRHVMEHGTKKEDRTGTGTVSVFGYQMRFDLSKGFPLLTTKRVPFRLVASELLWFMKGDTNIRYLLQHNNNIWNEWAFKSWVESDEYTGPDMTDFGLRSQQDEEFKVQYDEQMELFKKNVLENDDFSNKYGYLGDVYGKQWRAWKTTAGETLDQLKDVIEMIKKTPDSRRLIVSAWNPEDVPSMALPPCHTLFQFYVADGKLSCQLYQRSGDIFLGIPFNIASYSLLTHLIAHECGLEVGEFVHTIGDAHIYTNHFEQVEKQLAREPRPFPKLTLNPDVKSVFDFEMEDLTIEGYDPHPAIKAPVAV; encoded by the coding sequence ATGAAACATGCTGAATATGAATACTTAAATTTATGCCGCCATGTAATGGAGCATGGTACGAAGAAAGAAGATCGTACAGGGACAGGCACTGTATCTGTATTTGGATATCAAATGCGTTTTGATCTAAGTAAAGGTTTTCCTTTATTAACGACAAAGAGAGTGCCGTTTCGCCTTGTAGCAAGTGAACTGCTTTGGTTTATGAAAGGTGATACAAATATTCGTTATTTATTGCAGCATAATAATAATATTTGGAATGAATGGGCGTTTAAGAGCTGGGTAGAAAGCGATGAGTATACTGGTCCCGATATGACTGATTTCGGTCTTCGCTCACAACAAGATGAGGAATTTAAAGTGCAGTACGATGAGCAAATGGAATTGTTTAAAAAGAACGTTTTAGAAAATGATGATTTCTCGAATAAATATGGTTATTTAGGAGATGTATACGGAAAGCAGTGGCGTGCCTGGAAAACGACGGCTGGTGAGACGCTTGATCAATTAAAAGATGTAATTGAAATGATTAAAAAAACGCCAGACTCCCGTCGCCTAATTGTTTCTGCCTGGAATCCTGAAGATGTACCAAGTATGGCATTACCACCTTGTCATACGCTATTCCAGTTTTATGTAGCGGACGGCAAACTTTCTTGTCAGTTATATCAAAGAAGTGGTGACATATTCCTTGGAATTCCATTTAACATTGCAAGTTACTCTTTACTAACACATTTAATTGCACATGAATGTGGTCTTGAAGTGGGAGAATTTGTTCATACAATTGGAGATGCACACATTTATACGAATCATTTTGAACAAGTAGAAAAGCAATTGGCACGTGAACCACGTCCATTCCCGAAACTTACATTAAATCCAGATGTGAAATCTGTGTTTGATTTTGAAATGGAAGATTTAACGATTGAAGGATATGATCCACACCCAGCAATTAAAGCACCGGTTGCAGTATAA
- a CDS encoding dihydrofolate reductase, which yields MIVSFMVAMDENRVIGKDNNLPWRLPSELQYVKKTTMGHSLIMGRKNYEAIGRPLPGRRNIIVTRNEGYHVEGCEVAHSVEEVFELCKNEEEIFIFGGAQIYDLFLPYVDKLYITKIHHAFEGDTFFPEMDMTNWKEVFVEKGLTDEKNPYTYYYHVYEKQQ from the coding sequence ATGATTGTTTCATTTATGGTCGCAATGGACGAGAATAGAGTAATTGGCAAAGATAATAATTTACCTTGGCGTTTACCAAGTGAATTGCAGTATGTAAAGAAAACAACGATGGGCCATTCACTTATTATGGGCAGAAAGAACTACGAAGCGATTGGTAGACCACTGCCTGGAAGACGTAATATTATTGTAACTCGTAATGAAGGGTATCATGTTGAAGGTTGTGAAGTAGCACATTCTGTAGAAGAAGTGTTTGAATTATGCAAAAATGAAGAGGAGATTTTTATTTTTGGTGGAGCGCAAATTTATGACCTCTTTTTACCTTACGTAGACAAGTTATATATAACAAAAATCCATCATGCATTTGAAGGAGATACATTCTTCCCAGAAATGGATATGACAAATTGGAAAGAAGTTTTTGTTGAAAAAGGTTTAACGGATGAAAAGAATCCGTATACGTACTATTATCATGTATATGAGAAGCAACAATAA
- the tatC gene encoding twin-arginine translocase subunit TatC, with translation MEDREMSVVEHIVELRKRVIYTVLSFVLFLIIGFTFTKDIYFWLVKDLPMKLTVLGPSDVLWIFFSIATVFAIVCTIPFAAIQIWLFVKPGLHPNEQKMTVMYIPVLSILFIAGLCFGYFVVMPFLFHFLTTIGNEMFNTMFTTEKYFHFVLNLTVPFAVIFELPVVVMFLTSIGLLTSEFLIKIRRYAYVALIIIASCISPPDFLSHSLVAVPLICIYEISIALSKIVNKRKKKREEEIQSKSASL, from the coding sequence ATGGAAGATCGGGAAATGAGCGTAGTAGAACATATTGTTGAGCTTCGCAAACGAGTAATATATACGGTGTTATCCTTTGTACTATTTTTAATTATCGGATTTACTTTTACGAAGGATATTTATTTTTGGCTAGTAAAAGATTTACCAATGAAATTAACTGTTCTCGGTCCAAGTGATGTATTATGGATTTTTTTCTCGATTGCTACAGTATTTGCTATCGTTTGTACAATTCCTTTTGCTGCTATACAAATTTGGTTATTTGTAAAACCGGGTTTACATCCAAATGAACAAAAGATGACAGTAATGTATATACCGGTATTGTCTATATTATTTATTGCAGGTTTATGCTTTGGATATTTCGTTGTAATGCCGTTTTTATTTCATTTTTTAACTACGATAGGTAATGAAATGTTTAATACGATGTTTACGACAGAAAAGTATTTTCATTTTGTTCTTAATTTAACAGTTCCATTTGCTGTAATTTTTGAATTACCTGTAGTTGTCATGTTTTTAACGAGTATTGGGCTGTTAACGTCGGAATTTCTAATAAAAATAAGAAGGTATGCTTACGTAGCATTGATTATCATTGCATCGTGTATATCACCGCCTGATTTTTTATCTCATAGTTTAGTAGCGGTACCGCTTATTTGTATTTATGAAATTAGTATCGCTTTATCAAAGATTGTTAATAAACGAAAAAAGAAAAGAGAAGAAGAAATACAGTCGAAAAGTGCCTCGTTATAA
- the trhA gene encoding PAQR family membrane homeostasis protein TrhA: MTEKMTRMTHFVKEEIANAITHGIGAILSIPALIILIIHASKHGTASAVVAFTVYGVSMFLLYLFSTLLHSIHHPKVEKLFTILDHSAIYLLIAGTYTPFLLITLRGPLGWTLLAIIWTLALGGIIFKIFFVRRFIKASTLCYIIMGWLIIIAIKPLYENLTGHGFSLLLAGGILYSVGAIFFLWEKLPFNHAIWHLFVLGGSAMMFFCVLFYVLPTA, translated from the coding sequence ATGACTGAAAAAATGACACGAATGACACATTTTGTGAAAGAAGAAATTGCAAATGCAATTACACATGGTATCGGTGCCATTTTAAGCATCCCTGCCTTAATTATATTAATTATTCATGCCTCTAAGCATGGTACCGCATCTGCTGTAGTTGCATTTACGGTTTATGGTGTAAGCATGTTTTTACTGTACTTGTTTTCGACCTTGTTACATAGCATTCATCATCCAAAAGTAGAAAAATTATTTACTATACTAGATCACTCAGCCATTTATTTATTAATCGCTGGCACATACACTCCTTTTTTACTGATTACGCTTCGTGGACCATTAGGCTGGACGTTACTCGCTATTATATGGACACTAGCACTCGGAGGTATCATCTTCAAAATTTTCTTTGTACGTCGCTTTATTAAGGCATCAACATTATGTTATATCATAATGGGATGGCTCATAATCATCGCTATTAAACCACTTTATGAAAATCTAACTGGACATGGTTTTTCACTACTTTTAGCGGGCGGAATTTTATATTCTGTAGGGGCTATATTCTTTCTTTGGGAAAAATTGCCTTTCAATCATGCCATTTGGCATCTTTTCGTTTTAGGTGGTAGTGCGATGATGTTCTTCTGCGTACTCTTTTACGTCTTACCTACAGCATAA
- a CDS encoding lysophospholipid acyltransferase family protein, translated as MIQTFFKIFYLILIVIAITPRMWRLKRQVNTMSPQEKDNAVYKTTNWFGKKMVRVAGGTVEVKGLENVPKDKPVLVVSNHQSNMDIPVLLGYLNKPIGFVSKAEIKKFPVVPTWMELMNCVFMVRNDRRQSLQAIKDGIELLKNGHSIVIFPEGTRSKGGEIGEFKAGSFHLAVKSGVAILPVTLDGTYKMFEANGNRMKPAHATVTISKPITPEEYANMDIKELTKHTQDVIASQLHK; from the coding sequence ATGATTCAAACGTTTTTTAAAATCTTTTATTTAATTTTAATCGTAATTGCGATTACACCGAGAATGTGGCGTCTGAAAAGACAAGTAAATACGATGTCGCCACAAGAAAAAGATAATGCTGTGTACAAAACGACAAATTGGTTTGGTAAGAAAATGGTACGTGTAGCTGGGGGAACAGTCGAAGTAAAAGGACTTGAAAATGTTCCAAAAGATAAGCCAGTACTAGTTGTAAGTAATCATCAGAGTAATATGGATATTCCTGTTTTACTAGGTTACTTAAATAAACCAATTGGATTTGTTTCAAAAGCAGAGATTAAGAAGTTTCCAGTTGTACCAACTTGGATGGAACTTATGAATTGTGTATTTATGGTTCGTAATGATCGTCGTCAATCTCTTCAAGCGATTAAAGATGGAATTGAGCTATTAAAGAACGGGCATTCTATCGTAATCTTCCCAGAAGGGACGAGAAGTAAGGGTGGCGAAATTGGAGAGTTTAAGGCTGGGAGTTTTCACCTTGCAGTAAAATCTGGTGTAGCAATCTTACCTGTAACATTAGATGGGACATATAAAATGTTTGAAGCGAATGGAAACCGTATGAAGCCAGCTCATGCAACAGTAACCATTTCGAAGCCGATTACACCTGAAGAGTATGCCAATATGGATATAAAAGAGTTAACGAAGCATACACAGGATGTTATCGCATCACAATTACATAAGTAA
- the pbpC gene encoding penicillin-binding protein 3: protein MRKIWGILFLCLTFMLVGCGKEEKPQEAFDTYTKAWNKQKFADMYDQLSEKAKKDISKKEFTEKYEKIYSGIEVKDLKVETGEVKEDKKDEGPVPFKVSMDTVGGKITFGYEAKMVKEKDGDKESWKIDWTPDFIFPGMTKDSKVRMQTTQPKRGEIYDRNGKGLATNGKASEIGLVPENLGDAAPQTKETVAKLLNMTVEEIDQKLAAKWVKPGYLVPIGILPEGATQNTYIDLPGVATKPVNVRSYPLGEAAAHLTGYIGKVNAEDLKTLQKKGYQADDPVGKAGLEQVLEEKLRGKKGGRVFLEDAQGKEIKNLAKTDAVDGENVTLTIDSAVQDKIYNEMKGEAGSSAAINPKSGETIALVSSPAYDPNIIARGTSKAQREAWNNDPKKPMTNRFTQLSVPGSVFKPITAAIGLETKTIDPKEELKIEGLKWTKDSSWGNYYVTRVKDANPIDFDKAMKYSDNIYFAQEALKIGKDKFMSEAKKFGFDEKLPIEYGFPASKIANDGIKNDIQMADTGYGQGQVLMTPLHLALTYAPIVNDGNIPSPYIIKTDKQPKVWKENVISKGNQDILKTAMTKVINDPDGTGKIAKIDGMTLAGKTGTAELKVSKEAEGKELGWFAAFDLNSSDMVITMMIEDVKGRGGSNIPAEKVKHVFQK from the coding sequence TTGAGAAAGATATGGGGGATTCTTTTTCTTTGCTTAACGTTCATGTTAGTTGGATGCGGTAAAGAAGAAAAACCACAAGAAGCGTTTGATACATATACAAAAGCATGGAATAAACAAAAATTTGCAGATATGTATGATCAATTGTCAGAAAAGGCAAAAAAAGATATTTCAAAGAAAGAATTCACTGAGAAATATGAAAAGATTTATTCTGGTATTGAAGTGAAAGATTTAAAAGTAGAAACAGGGGAAGTAAAAGAAGATAAAAAAGATGAAGGTCCTGTTCCTTTTAAAGTAAGCATGGACACAGTTGGTGGTAAAATCACTTTTGGTTATGAAGCAAAAATGGTGAAAGAAAAAGATGGAGATAAAGAATCTTGGAAAATAGATTGGACTCCTGACTTTATATTCCCAGGTATGACGAAAGATAGTAAAGTACGTATGCAAACGACACAACCAAAACGTGGTGAAATATACGATCGTAATGGAAAAGGTCTTGCAACGAATGGGAAAGCTTCTGAAATCGGATTGGTTCCTGAAAATTTAGGCGATGCTGCTCCGCAAACGAAAGAAACAGTAGCCAAGTTGTTAAATATGACTGTAGAAGAAATTGATCAAAAATTAGCTGCTAAATGGGTAAAACCAGGATATCTCGTACCAATTGGGATTTTACCTGAAGGAGCAACGCAAAATACGTACATTGATTTACCAGGTGTTGCAACAAAACCAGTAAATGTTCGTTCATATCCGTTAGGAGAAGCAGCAGCACATCTTACCGGTTATATTGGAAAAGTGAATGCTGAAGATTTAAAAACGCTTCAAAAGAAAGGCTATCAAGCTGATGATCCAGTCGGTAAAGCTGGTTTAGAGCAAGTGTTAGAGGAAAAGCTACGTGGTAAAAAAGGTGGACGTGTCTTTCTAGAAGATGCACAAGGAAAAGAAATTAAAAACTTGGCAAAAACAGATGCTGTTGATGGAGAAAATGTAACTTTAACGATTGATAGTGCTGTTCAAGATAAAATTTATAATGAAATGAAGGGAGAAGCTGGTTCAAGTGCAGCAATTAATCCGAAAAGTGGAGAAACAATTGCGCTTGTAAGTAGTCCAGCATATGATCCTAATATAATTGCGCGAGGGACATCGAAGGCACAACGTGAAGCTTGGAATAATGATCCGAAAAAACCGATGACAAATCGCTTTACTCAATTATCAGTACCAGGTTCTGTATTTAAACCAATTACAGCTGCAATTGGTCTTGAAACAAAAACGATTGATCCAAAAGAAGAGTTGAAAATTGAAGGATTGAAATGGACAAAAGATTCTTCTTGGGGTAATTATTATGTAACGCGTGTAAAAGATGCAAATCCGATTGATTTTGATAAGGCGATGAAATATTCTGATAATATTTATTTCGCACAAGAAGCTTTGAAAATCGGAAAAGATAAATTTATGAGCGAAGCGAAAAAATTCGGATTCGATGAGAAATTACCAATTGAATATGGATTCCCAGCTTCTAAAATCGCAAATGACGGTATTAAAAATGATATTCAAATGGCAGATACAGGTTATGGACAAGGACAAGTGTTAATGACGCCACTCCATCTAGCATTAACGTATGCACCAATTGTTAATGATGGAAACATACCTTCTCCATATATTATTAAAACAGATAAGCAACCAAAAGTTTGGAAAGAGAATGTAATTTCAAAAGGCAATCAGGATATATTAAAGACTGCTATGACGAAAGTAATTAATGATCCGGATGGTACAGGGAAAATTGCTAAGATTGATGGAATGACTCTTGCTGGAAAAACAGGTACAGCGGAATTAAAAGTATCTAAAGAAGCCGAAGGAAAAGAACTAGGCTGGTTCGCTGCATTTGATTTGAATTCGTCAGATATGGTCATTACAATGATGATTGAAGATGTAAAAGGTAGAGGTGGAAGTAACATTCCAGCTGAAAAAGTAAAACATGTTTTTCAAAAATAA